One genomic region from Leishmania braziliensis MHOM/BR/75/M2904 complete genome, chromosome 35 encodes:
- a CDS encoding p21 antigen protein, whose product MSIIKEDDAVGCYMALTLVDDTKVEGTIFTYNPKEGIIVLLCLRDDQTNMKLIRTPYIKEFSISHAEEGSHLPPALDSFNELPSMHAGRGKSIFKHASTQLKNAESNREKHFNSVAADTSIATLDAYLKLLRLYPFIEWNNEEGVIQVSDTVIVVGDPDWRTPKAMLVEGAPEKDKPLVDRLQVALGSGKK is encoded by the coding sequence ATGAGCATTATCAAGGAGGACGATGCTGTGGGCTGCTACATGGCGTTGACCCTCGTGGACGACACCAAGGTGGAGGGCACCATATTCACCTACAATCCTAAGGAGGGCATTATAGTGCTCTTGTGTCTCCGCGACGATCAGACAAACATGAAATTGATCCGGACTCCATACATCAAGGAGTTCAGTATTTCCCACGCCGAAGAGGGATCGCATCTCCCCCCCGCACTGGACTCGTTCAACGAGCTTCCTTCGATGCACGCCGGCCGCGGCAAGTCCATCTTCAAACACGCCAGCACACAACTCAAGAACGCCGAGTCAAACCGCGAAAAGCACTTCAACTCCGTTGCGGCTGACACATCAATTGCCACACTCGATGCATACCTCAAACTCCTGCGGCTCTACCCCTTCATTGAGTGGAACAACGAAGAGGGTGTCATCCAGGTCTCTGATACCGTCATTGTCGTAGGGGACCCAGACTGGCGAACGCCCAAGGCAATGCTGGTGGAGGGTGCCCCCGAGAAGGACAAACCACTCGTAGACCGCCTACAGGTTGCACTCGGAAGTGGGAAGAAGTGA
- a CDS encoding putative GTP-binding protein, translated as MGLLERRRAIEDEIARTQKNKKTEYHIGRLKGQLARIKTEMMENAARAASARGGDGFDVRKSGDVRCALVGFPSVGKSSFLSRVTQTESEAAGYEFTTLTCIPGKLMHKGTEIQILDLPGIIEGAAEGKGRGRQVIATARTADMIILILDATKAEPQRFKIESELESVGIRLNQCFPNVTFKKKASCSMNVVSYSSTVPQTKGLSEQMVKEVLKDYGIFNADVALREDITVDQFIDVIEGNRKYMPCLYVYNKIDMITMEEMDRLSRLPHSVVLSLLWDLNVDEVIDEVWEHLNIIRIYTKKHGEHPDFGKPFVVKRDASVEHICKRIHKDIASRFKYALVWGTSAKHQPQRVGIAHELEDEDVLQIMLRTANE; from the coding sequence ATGGGTCTTCTCGAGCGCAGGAGGGCGATCGAGGATGAGATCGCCAGAACGCAAAAGAACAAAAAGACAGAGTACCACATTGGTCGCCTAAAAGGGCAACTGGCGCGCATCAAGACCGAGATGATGGAGAATGCCGCTCGCGCGGCCAGCGCGAGAGGCGGGGACGGCTTCGACGTTCGCAAGAGCGGGGATGTGCGCTGCGCGCTGGTCGGCTTTCCGTCCGTCGGCAAGTCGTCGTTCCTTTCTCGCGTCACGCAGACAGAGAGTGAGGCAGCCGGTTACGAATTCACCACATTGACGTGTATTCCAGGAAAGTTGATGCACAAGGGGACAGAAATTCAAATTCTCGATTTGCCCGGTATTATCGAAGGTGCGGCCGAGGGTAAGGGACGCGGTCGTCAGGTCATCGCGACGGCGCGCACTGCTGACATGATCATTCTCATTCTGGACGCCACCAAGGCCGAGCCGCAGCGCTTCAAGATCGAGAGCGAACTCGAGTCCGTTGGTATCCGCCTGAATCAGTGCTTCCCTAACGTCACCTTCAAGAAGAAGGCATCGTGTAGCATGAACGTCGTGAGCTACAGCTCCACAGTGCCTCAAACAAAGGGTCTCTCAGAGCAGATGgtgaaggaggtgctgaaggACTATGGCATTTTTAACGCTGacgtggcgctgcgcgaaGACATCACTGTCGACCAGTTTATCGACGTGATCGAAGGTAACCGCAAGTACATGCCGTGCCTCTACGTGTACAATAAGATCGACATGATCACTATGGAGGAGATGGACCGCCTGAGCCGCCTGCCGCACTCCGTTGTGCTGTCTCTGCTCTGGGATCTCAACGTCGACGAGGTGATCGATGAGGTGTGGGAGCATCTCAACATCATTCGCATTTACACAAAGAAACATGGCGAGCACCCTGACTTTGGCAAACCATTTGTCGTGAAGCGCGACGCAAGTGTGGAGCACATTTGCAAGCGTATTCACAAGGACATTGCATCGCGCTTCAAGTACGCCCTTGTGTGGGGCACGAGCGCCAAGCACCAGCCACAGCGCGTCGGCATTGCACACGAGCTAGAGGATGAGGACGTCCTCCAAATCATGCTAAGAACGGCCAATGAGTAG